CGCTGGCGAAGCTGCTGAAGGCCTCACCGGCCGGGTGGCCGATGGCATCCACGTTCTTGAAGCGCAGGTGCTCATGCTGAGCCCGGCTGACATCGGAGGTGCTCTGCCCACCGGCCAGCGCCTCGCCCAGCGGCGGCGACAGCGACGCTACCTCCCACCAGGGATTGTCGCCGGTGTTCTCGTAGCTGGAGACCACCAGCTCAGGGACGTAGTGGCGCACCTGCACCGAAGTACGGATCGAGCAGCCCGACCAGGAGCAGTTGAGCCAGACACAGATACCGATGACTTGGTAGTCCAGGCACTGGGTGGAGAGCGACGAGGCGACAATCTGTGGCGTCGTCAGCGCCTGGGCAGGCCGCTCCACTACGCCCAGACTCAGCAGCGCACCGCCCAGTACAATCCCCGCCGTCTTGAAGGGCCTCATCGGCGGCCCTCCTGCCCCATTAACCGCTCGGCTTCGTTCAGCGCCTCGGCCACATCCGGCTGGCCGTAGATCACATGGCGGCCATCGATCACCACGGCGGGGACTTTCTCGATACCCAGCTGCCAGGCCCTGGCCAGCCCGAGATAGCTATCGGCATAGCGGTTGGCGGTCTCCTGCCATTCAGGCGTCGCCATGCGCTCGCGCATCAAGGACTCCGCGACTTCGGGATCAGCAGGAAGGTCTTGCGACAGCTCGGCATCCAGGCGGCCGGGCGCATCGAGTTCGATCACCGCCACGCCCGAGGGCACATTGACGGCCGGCTCCCCGGCAGTGGTAAAGACCTCGATAGCTGGCCCAGCGAGTGCAGTGCCTGCGAGGCAAGGGAATAGCACGAAAGCGGCCAGCCAACGGCGCGGGTGGTGTCTCTCCATGCTTGCCACTCCAGTAGAACAAGGATCTGGCACAGCATTGCGGAGTCAACTTTGAGCTGCATCAGAAAATGTTAACTCGGCCGCAGGGTGTTTTCTGGATCAGCAGCCATCAATATCCCAGCGCACCCATCATCCTGCTGGCAACTGCCACAGCCCCGGTTAATTGAAGAGAGGCATTGATTCAAATAACAGCAGCCACCATACTTGCCTCCAACACTCACCCAATGCGAGGAGACGCATGTCCATTCTCAACACCTACATGCAGAAGGAACAGCAGCTCAAGCAGCTCCAGGAAGAGCTCGACAAGCTGAAGAACGACGACCGCCTCAAGGCCGAGCTGGAGTTTAAGGACAAGCTCGAGGCCCTGATGCGTGAGTTTGATAAGTCGGCCGCCGACGTCATCAAGCTGCTGGACCCGAAGCCGGCCACTGCTAAGGCCGCCAGCACCACGAGCACCAGCCGCGCCAAGCGCAAGCTGAAGATCTACAAAAACCCCAACACCGGCGAAGTCGTCGAGACCCGCGGCGGCAACCAGAAGACGCTGAAGGCGTGGAAGGACGAGTACGGTGCCGAGGCCGTGGAGGGTTGGTTGGTGAGGACGGAGGACTAAGTTTTGCTACCCTGCCTGCCGGAAACGTGGCAGGCAGGGTAGCT
The Halomonas alkalicola DNA segment above includes these coding regions:
- a CDS encoding TIGR03757 family integrating conjugative element protein, with the protein product MERHHPRRWLAAFVLFPCLAGTALAGPAIEVFTTAGEPAVNVPSGVAVIELDAPGRLDAELSQDLPADPEVAESLMRERMATPEWQETANRYADSYLGLARAWQLGIEKVPAVVIDGRHVIYGQPDVAEALNEAERLMGQEGRR
- a CDS encoding histone-like nucleoid-structuring protein, MvaT/MvaU family, coding for MSILNTYMQKEQQLKQLQEELDKLKNDDRLKAELEFKDKLEALMREFDKSAADVIKLLDPKPATAKAASTTSTSRAKRKLKIYKNPNTGEVVETRGGNQKTLKAWKDEYGAEAVEGWLVRTED